The following are from one region of the Halorussus rarus genome:
- a CDS encoding DUF1328 family protein yields MLELAIGFFVLAIIAAALGAGGIAGLSMDIAKWLVIAFLVLAAISLVL; encoded by the coding sequence ATTCTCGAACTCGCCATCGGCTTCTTCGTGCTCGCCATCATCGCCGCGGCGCTCGGCGCCGGCGGCATCGCCGGGCTGTCGATGGATATCGCGAAGTGGCTGGTGATCGCGTTCCTCGTGCTGGCCGCGATATCGCTGGTGCTCTGA
- a CDS encoding serine/threonine-protein kinase RIO2 produces the protein MVQNVAGMLTELEAEDFHLLSGIEQGMRFSEWVARGKLPEFSRLTAEEVDYRLDRCLDRELIERRTIQYEGYQLKFEGYDALALHTFAERDTLEGFGAPLGVGKESDVYEVQSYKPLALKYHREGYTNFREVMKERDYTSDREHVSWLYTARKAAEREYEALESLYPDVTVPQPVDHNRHAIVMEKIDGVELSRTKLEDDQVVPILDLILGEMGDAYAEGYVHADMSEYNVFVNAEGITIFDWPQATPTDHENAAELLERDVDNVVGYFRRKYPRLVPDEIDAGAVASTLASGEFETVREHGTGE, from the coding sequence ATGGTCCAGAACGTCGCGGGCATGCTGACCGAGTTGGAAGCCGAGGACTTCCACCTGCTGTCGGGCATCGAGCAGGGCATGCGCTTCTCGGAGTGGGTCGCCCGCGGGAAGCTCCCGGAGTTCTCGCGGCTCACCGCCGAGGAGGTCGACTACCGGCTCGACCGGTGTCTCGACCGCGAACTCATCGAGCGCAGGACGATCCAGTACGAGGGCTACCAGCTCAAGTTCGAGGGGTACGACGCGCTGGCGCTGCACACCTTCGCGGAGCGCGATACCCTGGAGGGGTTCGGCGCGCCACTGGGCGTCGGCAAGGAGAGCGACGTCTACGAGGTCCAGTCGTACAAGCCGCTCGCGCTCAAGTACCATCGCGAGGGGTACACCAACTTCCGGGAGGTCATGAAGGAACGCGACTACACGTCCGACCGCGAGCACGTCTCGTGGCTCTACACCGCCCGGAAGGCGGCCGAGCGCGAGTACGAGGCGCTTGAGTCGCTCTACCCCGACGTGACGGTGCCCCAGCCGGTCGACCACAACCGCCACGCCATCGTGATGGAGAAGATAGACGGCGTCGAACTGTCCCGGACCAAGCTCGAGGACGACCAGGTGGTGCCGATACTCGACCTGATCCTCGGCGAGATGGGCGACGCCTACGCCGAGGGCTACGTCCACGCCGACATGAGCGAGTACAACGTCTTCGTCAACGCCGAGGGCATCACCATCTTCGACTGGCCCCAGGCCACCCCGACCGACCACGAGAACGCCGCCGAGCTGCTCGAACGCGACGTGGACAACGTGGTCGGCTACTTCCGCCGGAAGTACCCCCGGCTCGTCCCCGACGAGATCGACGCCGGCGCGGTCGCGTCGACGCTCGCTTCCGGCGAGTTCGAGACGGTCCGGGAGCACGGTACCGGGGAGTAA
- a CDS encoding ABC transporter substrate-binding protein, which produces MGDQDTSRRSFLAATGSAASAVALGSGFAEESAAQETTTQQGGQGGGGTLNLINQTMSTLDPVRATDTASGEVIQQVFDALMNYPNGQTNVQTLLATEYELSDDLRTYTFNLKQGVQFHNGDELTAQDFVYSWERLAASEQSRRAYFILDSIGVKHSTDGEGNYVPGSMAVRAPDDYTLELELAEPFHATLPMLAYTSFAAVPEGLVGDIEGYDGQLSYQEFSKSQPVGCGPFAFENWESATETSVSRFENYHGNVADVERVHWQIMSDANAIYTYAMNKNADAFNIPTSFYNPNQVNVERTDDRGRQVGTYGPVRNGETLEYLGVSTIDTYYIGFNTNRVEKPARQAAAYAMNQQQLVDQVFKGRGDPAYHLTPPAIYPGGPDAATQHASQNYPYGYNETRLDQARQVMEEAGYGPNNRYQFTLTVYQASNTWPQVAQLLRDKLASAHIDMNIQSAPFSTLLQRGRQGNLQAYSLGWVMDWPAPDNFLQLLNPPQTDTSQDAPISYVNWSDTQASQRARNAWNTIQQNPAPTDQAEQQRNQAYVQMEEANWEDVTMLNVYHQLEQRFWYDNVQFPKFGAAGTSRQMFNNVRKNESGGGGGNAGGGGGNQTGGNSTGGN; this is translated from the coding sequence ATGGGGGACCAAGACACCAGCCGCCGATCCTTCCTGGCGGCTACCGGGAGTGCGGCCTCTGCCGTCGCGCTCGGAAGTGGCTTCGCGGAGGAGAGTGCGGCACAAGAAACGACGACCCAGCAGGGTGGTCAGGGCGGAGGCGGGACGCTCAACCTCATCAACCAGACGATGAGTACGCTCGACCCCGTCAGGGCGACCGACACCGCCTCGGGCGAGGTCATCCAGCAGGTGTTCGACGCCCTGATGAACTACCCCAACGGGCAGACGAACGTCCAGACGCTGCTGGCGACGGAGTACGAACTGTCCGACGACCTGCGGACGTACACGTTCAACCTCAAGCAGGGGGTGCAGTTCCACAACGGCGACGAGCTCACCGCTCAGGACTTCGTCTACTCGTGGGAGCGACTCGCGGCGTCCGAGCAGTCCCGACGGGCGTACTTCATCCTCGACTCCATCGGCGTGAAGCACTCCACCGACGGGGAGGGCAACTACGTCCCCGGGTCGATGGCCGTGCGGGCCCCGGACGACTACACGCTGGAGCTCGAGCTCGCCGAACCGTTCCACGCGACGCTCCCGATGCTGGCGTACACGTCGTTCGCGGCGGTCCCGGAGGGACTCGTCGGCGATATCGAGGGGTACGACGGTCAGCTGTCGTACCAGGAGTTCTCGAAGAGCCAGCCGGTCGGATGCGGCCCGTTCGCGTTCGAGAACTGGGAGTCTGCCACGGAGACGTCGGTGTCGCGGTTCGAGAACTACCACGGGAACGTCGCGGACGTCGAGCGCGTCCACTGGCAGATCATGTCGGACGCGAACGCCATCTACACGTACGCGATGAACAAGAACGCCGACGCGTTCAACATCCCGACGTCGTTCTACAACCCGAACCAGGTCAACGTCGAGCGGACCGACGACCGGGGTCGGCAGGTCGGGACGTACGGGCCGGTCCGGAACGGCGAGACGCTGGAGTACCTCGGCGTCTCGACCATCGACACCTACTACATCGGGTTCAACACGAACCGGGTCGAGAAGCCCGCCCGGCAGGCCGCGGCATACGCCATGAACCAGCAGCAGCTCGTCGATCAGGTGTTCAAGGGCCGGGGCGATCCGGCCTACCACCTCACGCCGCCGGCCATCTACCCCGGCGGCCCGGACGCCGCCACCCAGCACGCCAGCCAGAACTACCCGTACGGGTACAACGAGACGCGCCTCGACCAGGCCCGGCAGGTGATGGAGGAGGCCGGCTACGGCCCGAACAACCGGTACCAGTTCACCCTCACCGTCTACCAGGCCTCGAACACCTGGCCGCAGGTCGCTCAGCTCCTGCGCGACAAGCTGGCCAGCGCCCACATCGACATGAACATCCAGAGCGCGCCGTTCTCGACGCTGCTCCAGCGCGGCCGGCAGGGCAACCTGCAGGCGTACTCGCTGGGGTGGGTGATGGACTGGCCCGCGCCGGACAACTTCCTGCAGCTGCTGAACCCGCCACAGACCGACACCTCGCAGGACGCGCCGATCTCGTACGTCAACTGGTCGGACACGCAGGCGTCCCAGCGGGCGAGGAACGCGTGGAACACGATCCAGCAGAACCCCGCGCCGACCGACCAGGCCGAGCAGCAGCGCAACCAGGCGTACGTCCAGATGGAGGAGGCCAACTGGGAGGACGTGACGATGCTGAACGTCTATCACCAGCTCGAACAGCGGTTCTGGTACGACAACGTCCAGTTCCCGAAGTTCGGCGCGGCCGGCACGAGCCGCCAGATGTTCAACAACGTCCGGAAGAACGAGTCGGGCGGCGGTGGCGGTAACGCCGGCGGCGGTGGCGGCAACCAGACCGGCGGTAACAGTACCGGCGGTAACTGA
- a CDS encoding class I SAM-dependent methyltransferase, whose amino-acid sequence MRQFSADYLRDTRRGMWDDREALADLDLDSRERILDVGCGTGELSRVLAEETTGEVVGVDADPGLLAVAREQGGVETVAGDALRLPFPDDRFDLVVCQALLINLPDPAAAVREFRRVSTDLVAAVEPDNAAVAVESTVGAESDLAARARRAYLDGVETDVTLGGEGTREAFEEVGLSDVSTRRHVHARTVEPPYADRDLRSARRKASGEGLADDRATLLAGGLSAAEYDDLRSDWREMGRDVVEQMGDGEYRRAEVVPFYVTVGSV is encoded by the coding sequence GTGCGACAGTTCTCCGCCGACTACCTCCGGGACACGCGCCGCGGGATGTGGGACGACCGCGAGGCGCTGGCCGACCTCGACCTCGACTCCCGAGAGCGGATTCTGGACGTCGGCTGCGGCACCGGCGAACTCTCGCGGGTACTCGCCGAGGAGACGACGGGCGAGGTCGTCGGGGTCGACGCCGACCCCGGCCTGCTCGCCGTGGCCCGCGAGCAGGGCGGAGTCGAGACCGTCGCGGGCGACGCGCTCCGCCTGCCGTTCCCGGACGACCGCTTCGACCTCGTGGTCTGCCAGGCCCTGCTCATCAACCTCCCGGACCCCGCCGCCGCTGTCCGGGAGTTCCGGCGAGTCTCGACCGACCTCGTCGCCGCGGTCGAACCCGACAACGCCGCGGTGGCGGTCGAGTCCACGGTTGGCGCCGAGAGCGACCTGGCGGCCCGGGCGCGCCGGGCCTACCTCGACGGGGTCGAGACCGACGTGACCCTCGGCGGTGAGGGTACCCGCGAGGCGTTCGAGGAGGTCGGCCTCTCGGACGTGTCCACGCGTCGGCACGTCCACGCACGGACGGTCGAACCGCCCTACGCCGACCGCGACCTGCGCTCGGCCCGCCGGAAGGCCAGCGGCGAGGGACTGGCCGACGACCGGGCGACGCTGCTGGCCGGCGGCCTCTCGGCCGCGGAGTACGACGACCTCCGGAGCGACTGGCGCGAGATGGGTCGGGACGTCGTCGAGCAGATGGGCGACGGCGAGTACCGCCGGGCCGAGGTCGTCCCCTTCTACGTGACGGTCGGGTCGGTGTGA
- a CDS encoding DUF7095 family protein gives MNRDEAIERVEDILAAVEDETMPVPVRELWVYGDVALGLDPVERLDVYVTKDILLRGDDGDAAERFRKSHGVEGVGKTVRAEWAEQHPEYLRANDSGHAAPEKCLAAHLLPEDEPVHLEVCNSSFEDNVTQRLKGAMQREAYEQILDPRGVCLWVGGEPSEARRGSADSSAGGQRSDEALRKLRESELAFPTLPDALEMLGMDESKTDEAAAAVESYRKRQEGATVRGDVV, from the coding sequence ATGAACCGAGACGAGGCGATCGAACGCGTCGAGGACATCCTCGCCGCCGTCGAGGACGAGACCATGCCGGTCCCGGTCCGGGAGCTCTGGGTCTACGGCGACGTCGCACTCGGCCTCGACCCGGTCGAGCGACTCGACGTGTACGTCACCAAGGACATCCTCCTGCGGGGCGACGACGGCGACGCCGCCGAGCGCTTCCGGAAGTCCCACGGCGTCGAGGGGGTCGGCAAGACCGTCCGGGCGGAGTGGGCTGAGCAACACCCCGAGTACCTCCGGGCGAACGACAGCGGCCACGCCGCGCCAGAGAAGTGCCTGGCCGCCCACCTGCTGCCCGAGGACGAGCCGGTCCACCTCGAGGTCTGCAACTCCAGCTTCGAGGACAACGTGACTCAGCGACTCAAGGGCGCGATGCAGCGCGAGGCCTACGAGCAGATTCTGGACCCCCGCGGCGTCTGCCTCTGGGTCGGGGGTGAGCCGAGCGAAGCGAGGCGAGGTTCGGCGGACTCGTCCGCCGGTGGCCAGCGCAGCGACGAGGCCCTGCGCAAACTCCGAGAGAGCGAACTCGCCTTCCCGACGCTGCCCGACGCGCTGGAGATGCTCGGCATGGACGAGTCCAAGACCGACGAGGCCGCCGCGGCTGTCGAGTCCTACCGGAAGCGCCAGGAGGGCGCTACCGTCCGCGGCGACGTGGTTTAA
- a CDS encoding redoxin domain-containing protein, with the protein MGDFTGIEVGETVEGGGGTLVRPDGTASEVALSDLLDDGPVLLTFYTNDFSPDCIEEWCSFRDYDWFASNDAVRVVGASKSRPFTHRKFIDHLDLQFPLYADTDLDLAAAFGVRYRAFKLVPRARRSCFLLDEDGVVRYRWVGEHPLDPSRDQPPISEIHEAIVEEFGGDDPETFGF; encoded by the coding sequence ATGGGCGATTTCACGGGGATCGAGGTCGGCGAGACGGTCGAGGGCGGCGGCGGGACGCTGGTCCGGCCGGACGGGACCGCGTCCGAGGTCGCGCTGTCCGACCTGCTGGACGACGGGCCGGTGCTGCTCACCTTCTACACCAACGACTTCAGTCCCGACTGCATCGAGGAGTGGTGTTCGTTCCGCGACTACGACTGGTTCGCCAGTAACGACGCGGTGCGGGTCGTCGGGGCGAGCAAGTCGCGACCGTTCACCCACCGGAAGTTCATCGACCACCTCGACCTCCAGTTCCCGCTGTACGCCGACACCGACCTCGACCTCGCGGCGGCGTTCGGCGTGCGCTACCGGGCGTTCAAACTGGTCCCGCGGGCGCGCCGGTCGTGCTTCCTGCTCGACGAGGACGGCGTCGTCCGGTACAGGTGGGTGGGCGAGCACCCGCTCGACCCGAGCCGCGACCAGCCTCCGATATCGGAGATACACGAGGCCATCGTCGAGGAGTTCGGGGGCGACGACCCCGAGACGTTCGGCTTCTAG
- a CDS encoding YbhB/YbcL family Raf kinase inhibitor-like protein, whose amino-acid sequence MSDASIRTSAFTHGESIPEKYTCEGEDVSPELTLADVPEDAAALAVVVDDPDAPAGTFTHWLCWNLPADTVEIPEDVPALAEVPDLGCARQGENDFGDVGYRGPCPPEGDDPHEYRFTLHVLDEELGADAGAVRTAVQDELDAKTRAVDRFTGTFSRE is encoded by the coding sequence ATGTCCGACGCCTCGATCCGCACCTCGGCGTTCACTCACGGCGAATCGATCCCCGAGAAGTACACCTGCGAGGGCGAGGACGTCTCGCCCGAACTGACGCTCGCGGACGTCCCCGAGGACGCCGCGGCGCTCGCGGTCGTGGTCGACGACCCAGACGCGCCCGCCGGGACCTTCACTCACTGGTTGTGCTGGAATCTGCCGGCCGACACCGTCGAGATCCCCGAGGACGTGCCCGCACTCGCCGAGGTCCCCGACCTCGGCTGCGCCCGACAGGGCGAGAACGACTTCGGCGACGTGGGCTACCGCGGCCCCTGCCCGCCGGAGGGCGACGACCCCCACGAGTACCGGTTCACGCTCCACGTGCTCGACGAGGAACTCGGCGCCGACGCCGGCGCGGTCCGGACGGCGGTCCAGGACGAACTCGACGCGAAGACCCGCGCCGTCGACCGGTTCACCGGGACGTTCTCGCGGGAGTAG
- a CDS encoding AzlD domain-containing protein, with protein sequence MAASDFDTIVLWLVILAGGVGTFALRASFVALFGRLDDVPPRVERALRFVPAAVLSALLVPELVFADGGLALSPANPKLLAGAVAAAVAWRTEDILATLVAGMGALWLVTFALG encoded by the coding sequence ATGGCCGCGAGCGACTTCGACACAATCGTGCTCTGGCTGGTCATCCTCGCTGGCGGCGTCGGGACGTTCGCGCTCCGGGCGTCGTTCGTGGCGCTGTTCGGCCGGCTCGACGACGTCCCGCCCCGGGTCGAGCGCGCGCTCAGGTTCGTCCCGGCGGCGGTGCTCTCGGCGCTGCTGGTACCGGAACTCGTCTTCGCCGACGGCGGGCTGGCGCTCTCGCCGGCGAACCCGAAACTGCTGGCCGGCGCGGTCGCGGCCGCGGTCGCGTGGCGGACCGAGGACATTCTCGCGACGCTGGTCGCCGGGATGGGCGCGCTGTGGCTGGTCACGTTCGCGCTGGGGTAG
- a CDS encoding AzlC family ABC transporter permease translates to MSSPRSDFRAGVRVVAPILLGVIPFGMVAGAAAVGVGIPAAQAVAMSVVIFAGASQLAAIELVGRGAPALVVVATVLVVNLRHVMYSASIAPHFARLSARWKAGLSYLLTDQAYAISLMRFEREPETSRRWYYLGVAFPLWLTWQAATVVGVLVGARVPEGWHLEFAVPLVFLAVLVPAVTDRATGAAALVGGATAIAANGLPYNIGLVTAAVVGIAAGMVAESALGTGEEREVS, encoded by the coding sequence ATGAGTTCACCGCGCAGCGACTTCCGGGCCGGAGTCCGCGTGGTCGCGCCCATCCTCCTCGGGGTAATCCCGTTCGGGATGGTCGCGGGCGCGGCGGCCGTCGGCGTCGGCATCCCCGCGGCCCAGGCGGTCGCCATGTCGGTCGTCATCTTCGCCGGGGCCTCCCAGCTCGCGGCCATCGAGCTCGTGGGCCGGGGCGCGCCCGCGCTCGTCGTCGTCGCGACCGTCCTCGTGGTCAACCTCCGGCACGTGATGTACAGCGCCTCCATCGCGCCCCACTTCGCCCGGCTGTCAGCCCGGTGGAAGGCCGGGCTCTCGTACCTGCTCACCGACCAGGCGTACGCGATCTCGCTGATGCGGTTCGAACGGGAGCCGGAGACGAGTCGGCGCTGGTACTACCTCGGGGTCGCGTTCCCGCTGTGGCTGACGTGGCAGGCCGCCACCGTCGTCGGCGTCCTCGTCGGCGCGCGGGTCCCCGAGGGCTGGCACCTGGAGTTCGCGGTGCCGCTGGTCTTCCTCGCGGTGCTGGTGCCGGCGGTCACCGACCGCGCGACCGGCGCCGCGGCCCTCGTCGGCGGCGCCACGGCCATCGCCGCCAACGGCCTGCCGTACAACATCGGGCTGGTGACCGCCGCGGTCGTCGGTATCGCGGCCGGGATGGTCGCGGAGTCGGCGCTGGGGACCGGCGAGGAGCGGGAGGTGTCGTAG
- a CDS encoding Hvo_1808 family surface protein, whose amino-acid sequence MRTELTFAFLVLLSGVTTFAAVPAADAVPRTDAPRTQDGAPPDPESDVLGWENGYWYNESLSVDASDGLNDSELEKVVARSMARVERIRRLEFDSRVPVRVVPRDAFSRQRGRSPPSALRAFENAKYEALFMVNESTDSLAVQRRNSGAAVGGFYSPTDDRIVVVSENVTTPRLDELTLGHELVHALQDQQFDLGRFERPTREQHNAVDGLVEGDANYVQHIYERRCNDEWAGTCLGITERPQDSAGSLANIGPYLIKFQPYSDGPAFLRSVRDEGGWERVNGLYEDPPASTEQVIHPELYGEDQPRPVRVPDRSDESWERLDVPNRVDYGEFGEAGLFSMLVYPGIAEGGNRTVIPPRSFLTPEAGAGGPDFDPYNYSDPATAGWDGDRLVVYTNDEAPANETGYVWKTVWDSRRDARQFAEAYRQLLRIHDANAVEDRESTWVIPEDREFADAFRVERRGDAVTIVNAPTVDQLSGVDSPPEAAANATVSS is encoded by the coding sequence ATGCGAACGGAGCTGACATTCGCGTTCCTCGTGCTGTTGTCGGGAGTGACGACGTTCGCGGCAGTTCCGGCCGCCGACGCGGTCCCGCGGACCGATGCGCCGCGGACGCAGGACGGCGCACCGCCGGACCCCGAGTCCGACGTGCTGGGATGGGAGAACGGCTACTGGTACAACGAGTCGTTGTCGGTCGACGCGTCCGACGGACTCAACGACTCGGAGCTCGAGAAGGTCGTCGCCCGGTCGATGGCGCGCGTCGAACGCATCCGGCGACTCGAGTTCGACTCCCGGGTTCCGGTCCGGGTCGTCCCGCGGGACGCGTTCAGCCGGCAGCGCGGTCGGTCGCCGCCGTCGGCGCTGCGCGCGTTCGAGAACGCGAAGTACGAGGCGCTGTTCATGGTGAACGAGTCGACCGACTCGCTGGCGGTCCAGCGACGCAACTCCGGAGCGGCCGTCGGCGGGTTCTACAGCCCGACGGACGACCGCATCGTGGTCGTCTCCGAGAACGTCACGACGCCCCGGCTCGACGAGCTGACGCTGGGCCACGAACTCGTCCACGCGCTCCAGGACCAGCAGTTCGACCTCGGCCGGTTCGAGCGCCCGACGCGGGAACAGCACAACGCCGTCGACGGGCTCGTCGAGGGCGACGCCAACTACGTCCAGCACATCTACGAGCGCCGCTGCAACGACGAGTGGGCGGGCACGTGTCTCGGCATCACCGAGCGACCCCAGGACTCCGCCGGGTCGCTCGCCAACATCGGCCCGTACCTCATCAAGTTCCAGCCCTACAGCGACGGGCCGGCGTTCCTCCGGTCCGTCAGGGACGAGGGCGGCTGGGAGCGGGTCAACGGTCTCTACGAGGACCCGCCCGCGAGCACCGAGCAGGTCATCCACCCCGAACTGTACGGTGAGGACCAGCCCCGACCGGTCCGGGTTCCCGACCGGAGCGACGAGTCGTGGGAGCGCCTCGACGTTCCGAACCGGGTCGACTACGGCGAGTTCGGCGAAGCCGGGCTGTTCTCGATGCTGGTGTACCCCGGCATCGCCGAGGGCGGCAACCGGACGGTGATTCCGCCCCGGTCGTTCCTCACGCCCGAAGCGGGCGCCGGGGGACCCGACTTCGACCCGTACAACTACAGCGACCCCGCGACGGCGGGGTGGGACGGCGACAGGCTCGTGGTCTACACGAACGACGAGGCGCCGGCGAACGAGACGGGCTACGTCTGGAAGACCGTCTGGGACTCCCGGCGCGACGCCCGGCAGTTCGCCGAGGCGTACCGGCAGTTGCTCCGGATCCACGACGCGAACGCCGTCGAGGACCGCGAGAGCACGTGGGTGATCCCCGAGGACCGCGAGTTCGCCGACGCCTTCCGGGTCGAGCGGCGCGGGGACGCGGTGACGATAGTGAACGCGCCGACGGTCGACCAGCTCTCGGGCGTCGACTCGCCGCCCGAGGCGGCGGCCAACGCGACCGTCTCCTCGTGA
- a CDS encoding deoxyribonuclease IV gives MRVGAHESIAGGVYNAVDEQIEDGGNCGQIFTHSPQVWQDPNIEDDEAERFRTTSVENDVGPWVIHSSYLVNLCTPKDDLREKSIDSMQKEVDAADKLDIPYVNVHLGAHTGAGVDGGLDNAASALDELDVPDGVTVLVESDAGSGTKLGGDFEHLHEVLTRSDQDLDVCLDTAHMFAAGYDLSSEEAVEETVAEFDDVVGLEHLECVHLNDSKHECGTNKDEHAHIGEGLIGEEGMRAFINHPDLADVPLVLETPHEDGKGFAWNIERVKELREN, from the coding sequence ATGAGAGTCGGCGCACACGAGTCCATCGCCGGCGGCGTCTACAACGCCGTCGACGAGCAGATCGAGGACGGCGGCAACTGCGGCCAGATATTCACCCACTCCCCGCAGGTGTGGCAGGACCCGAACATCGAAGACGACGAGGCCGAGCGGTTCCGGACCACGTCAGTCGAGAACGACGTCGGTCCGTGGGTCATCCACTCGTCGTACCTCGTGAACCTCTGCACGCCCAAGGACGACCTCCGCGAGAAGTCCATCGACAGCATGCAGAAGGAGGTCGACGCCGCCGACAAGCTCGACATCCCGTACGTCAACGTCCACCTCGGCGCCCACACCGGTGCGGGCGTCGACGGCGGCCTCGACAACGCCGCCAGCGCCCTGGACGAACTCGACGTCCCCGACGGCGTGACCGTGCTGGTCGAGAGCGACGCCGGATCGGGCACCAAGCTCGGCGGCGACTTCGAGCACCTCCACGAGGTGCTGACCCGCTCCGACCAGGACCTCGACGTCTGCCTCGACACCGCCCACATGTTCGCCGCGGGCTACGACCTCTCCAGCGAGGAGGCGGTCGAGGAGACCGTCGCGGAGTTCGACGACGTGGTCGGCCTGGAGCACCTGGAGTGCGTCCACCTCAACGACTCGAAGCACGAGTGCGGCACGAACAAGGACGAGCACGCCCACATCGGCGAGGGCCTCATCGGCGAGGAGGGGATGCGGGCGTTCATCAATCACCCTGACCTCGCGGACGTCCCGCTGGTCCTGGAGACGCCCCACGAGGACGGCAAGGGCTTCGCGTGGAACATCGAGCGCGTGAAGGAACTGCGGGAGAACTGA
- a CDS encoding universal stress protein, with amino-acid sequence MFENILVPVDGSEGADAAIGHAGDIADRFDAAVRVLFVANTKRDSVTTIGTEVVDALERKGEQIVDPVAADLRERGVDCETEVVQGDPASTIADYAESQGMDLVVMPTHGRDGLSRLLLGSVTEKTVRLSDVPVLTIRSHDDARTSFPYEDVLVPTDGSNAAEAAVDEAVDLAAALDATVHAVSVVDDTSLGFDVRSASASEGFEDVAEEAVADVAARAEDAGVDAVAEEILRGRVHRQLLRYVDDNDVDLVAMGTTGRGGTDRVLLGSVTERLVRSSPVPVLTVRRQT; translated from the coding sequence ATGTTCGAGAACATCCTGGTCCCGGTGGACGGCAGCGAGGGGGCCGACGCCGCCATCGGACACGCCGGCGACATCGCCGACCGGTTCGACGCCGCGGTTCGGGTCCTGTTCGTCGCCAACACGAAGCGCGACAGCGTCACGACCATCGGCACCGAGGTCGTCGACGCGCTCGAACGGAAGGGCGAGCAGATCGTCGACCCGGTCGCCGCCGACCTCCGCGAGCGGGGCGTCGACTGCGAGACCGAGGTTGTCCAGGGCGACCCGGCGAGCACCATCGCCGACTACGCCGAGTCGCAGGGAATGGACCTCGTGGTGATGCCGACCCACGGCCGCGACGGCCTCTCGCGGCTCCTGCTCGGCAGCGTCACCGAGAAGACGGTGCGGCTGTCGGACGTGCCCGTGCTGACCATCCGCTCCCACGACGACGCCCGCACGTCGTTCCCCTACGAGGACGTCCTGGTCCCGACCGACGGGAGCAACGCGGCGGAGGCGGCGGTCGACGAAGCGGTCGACCTCGCGGCCGCCCTCGACGCGACGGTCCACGCCGTCTCGGTGGTCGACGACACGTCGCTTGGCTTCGACGTCCGGTCGGCCTCGGCCAGCGAGGGATTCGAGGACGTCGCGGAGGAGGCGGTGGCCGACGTGGCCGCCCGGGCCGAGGATGCCGGGGTCGACGCCGTCGCGGAGGAGATTCTCCGCGGGCGAGTCCACCGACAGCTCCTGCGGTACGTCGACGACAACGACGTCGACCTGGTCGCGATGGGGACGACCGGTCGCGGCGGCACCGACCGGGTGCTGCTCGGTAGCGTCACCGAGCGCCTCGTCCGCTCCTCGCCGGTGCCCGTACTGACGGTGCGCCGGCAGACCTAA
- a CDS encoding lipoate--protein ligase family protein, with the protein MTLADREWRLVREESRRGPLNMALDEVAAETAAAGGPRTVRVYRWDPSTLSLGYRQDPDTVAWDDCERERVTVTRRPTGGGGIYHDRHGDISYSIVAPADELPGDLMDTYELLCEPVFDAFERLGVDARFADEKQPAIHQPACYLRELHPAHDVVAGDASGADEGARKISGNAQYRRKDAVIQHGSLKFDLDAERHLGTFADPDTTPAEFRERVTTMREQADVNREEAVEAVEEALRAWADADEGGWTDDELVRAEERAAAKYESDAWVRDREDPTE; encoded by the coding sequence ATGACGCTGGCAGACCGGGAGTGGCGGCTGGTCCGAGAGGAGTCCCGCCGCGGCCCCCTCAACATGGCGCTCGACGAGGTCGCCGCCGAAACCGCCGCCGCGGGCGGTCCCCGGACCGTGCGGGTCTACCGGTGGGACCCGAGCACGCTCTCGCTGGGTTACCGCCAGGACCCCGACACCGTGGCGTGGGACGACTGCGAGCGCGAGCGCGTCACCGTCACCCGGCGCCCTACGGGCGGCGGCGGCATCTACCACGACCGGCACGGCGACATCTCCTACTCCATCGTCGCGCCCGCCGACGAACTCCCCGGCGACCTGATGGACACCTACGAACTGCTGTGCGAGCCCGTCTTCGACGCCTTCGAGCGACTCGGCGTCGACGCTCGGTTCGCCGACGAGAAGCAGCCCGCGATCCACCAGCCGGCGTGCTACCTCCGGGAGCTCCACCCGGCCCACGACGTGGTCGCGGGGGACGCCTCCGGCGCGGACGAAGGTGCGCGGAAGATCTCGGGCAACGCCCAGTACCGCCGGAAGGACGCGGTCATCCAGCACGGCTCGCTCAAGTTCGACCTCGACGCCGAGCGCCACCTCGGGACGTTCGCCGACCCCGACACGACGCCCGCGGAGTTCCGCGAACGCGTCACGACGATGCGCGAGCAGGCCGACGTCAACCGCGAGGAGGCGGTCGAAGCGGTCGAGGAAGCCCTACGCGCGTGGGCCGACGCCGACGAGGGCGGCTGGACCGACGACGAACTGGTGCGGGCCGAGGAGCGGGCCGCGGCCAAGTACGAGAGCGACGCGTGGGTCCGGGACCGCGAGGACCCGACCGAGTAG